Proteins from a single region of Stappia sp. ES.058:
- the tsaA gene encoding tRNA (N6-threonylcarbamoyladenosine(37)-N6)-methyltransferase TrmO: MPVEAGLVFIGHLETPWETPQDCPRNGRASDAICHVHVKEPFREGLASVETCSHLYLLYWMHHARRDLIVQAPSFADSPHGSFALRSPIRPNPVALSVVELLAMRPDGFDVRGLDCVNGTPLVDIKPYFAGTDSIPHARVGWREG, from the coding sequence ATGCCTGTGGAGGCCGGTCTCGTTTTCATCGGCCATCTTGAAACGCCCTGGGAGACACCGCAGGACTGCCCGCGCAACGGTCGCGCCAGCGACGCGATCTGCCATGTCCACGTCAAGGAGCCGTTTCGCGAGGGGCTGGCGTCCGTCGAGACCTGCAGCCATCTTTATCTGCTTTACTGGATGCACCACGCGCGCCGCGACCTGATCGTGCAGGCGCCGTCCTTTGCCGACAGCCCCCATGGCAGCTTCGCTCTGCGCTCGCCGATCCGGCCCAACCCGGTCGCATTGTCCGTGGTGGAACTGCTCGCCATGCGCCCGGACGGCTTCGACGTGCGCGGGCTGGATTGCGTCAACGGCACGCCACTTGTCGACATCAAGCCCTATTTCGCCGGCACCGACAGCATTCCGCACGCCCGTGTCGGCTGGCGCGAGGGATAG
- a CDS encoding mechanosensitive ion channel family protein: MTCGSGSKRCRGFAVVRFLVLAFLVFGSFATQAQTTAPQGPSPAPAAVAGSAGAGASMGGVDYRALAFEARDAFGRALQSLDAFPQLATQALLEHSPDGTLGWLFKTVVVLLISIVAGAAALTLTERWGHHRFLGAYDLAPSGRAVRIGFLFTRAAVMGLALVVFAVVAGGVVLTGVSAHTPSRVSALTGLETVLAILLVRIVFLNILVPGASVHRPLHLRDEDARGLYLSLMGVAVVAYAVIGLCAWMAEMGLDENAHKLALIATTTLTCLALSIVAIAYRKPLAGLVAGPEDGRAQSAAWRRVLTLVWLPATVLYFLGAMLVSNLRVLLDMPAAMGLVGAPIFSLLIFAVLYSLMLLVIDKWLLPRLDRADLQEKIVGDLVRAAASDGESVDPDAVRAQAQAETLEAEAARSPYRGLLDHGAAIVALVVAVGHLMATWGVPLTGDASPVTNLFEIGIILFLGHMAYRAVALAIDHQIRQEGGASGKNDEDHEIGGHGESRLATLLPIFRNFLLISIVATVGMIALSHMGVNIAPLFAGAGVVGLAVGFGAQTLIRDIFSGAFFLADDAFRKGEYIDIGNVKGTVEKISIRSMQLRHHNGPLNTIPFGEIKFVKNFSRDWAVMKLAFRVTYDTDVEKMRKLIKKFGQQLLEHPDYGPKFLQQVKSQGVTALEDSAMIVRVKFMTRPGDQFELRKVVYAGIRDLCEREGIHFAHRQVTVRVSQDPSDPREFSEAEKKAIGGAVVPTLEEGQGPQGRSAPNDGL; the protein is encoded by the coding sequence ATGACATGTGGTTCTGGATCGAAGCGTTGCCGCGGGTTCGCCGTGGTGCGGTTTCTCGTGCTTGCGTTTCTGGTGTTCGGGTCGTTTGCGACCCAGGCGCAAACGACCGCTCCTCAAGGCCCTTCCCCCGCGCCTGCGGCCGTCGCCGGGTCCGCCGGTGCAGGCGCCTCAATGGGGGGTGTCGACTACCGGGCTCTGGCGTTCGAGGCGCGCGACGCCTTCGGCCGTGCCCTGCAGTCGCTTGATGCCTTCCCGCAGCTTGCCACGCAAGCACTCCTGGAACATTCGCCCGACGGCACCTTGGGATGGCTTTTCAAAACGGTCGTCGTTCTCCTGATCTCGATCGTCGCTGGCGCGGCCGCGCTCACGCTGACGGAACGCTGGGGGCACCACAGGTTCCTGGGGGCCTATGATCTCGCGCCGTCCGGTCGTGCTGTCAGGATCGGCTTTCTGTTCACCCGCGCCGCAGTGATGGGGCTTGCGCTGGTTGTTTTCGCGGTCGTCGCGGGGGGCGTCGTGCTGACGGGGGTGTCCGCTCATACGCCGTCGCGTGTGTCAGCCCTGACCGGCCTGGAAACCGTCCTTGCGATCCTCTTGGTCAGGATCGTCTTTCTCAACATTCTGGTGCCTGGCGCGTCTGTCCACCGCCCGCTGCATCTTCGCGACGAGGATGCGCGCGGTCTGTACTTGTCGCTGATGGGTGTGGCGGTGGTTGCCTATGCGGTGATCGGCCTGTGCGCCTGGATGGCGGAGATGGGGCTTGACGAGAATGCCCACAAGTTGGCGCTGATCGCCACCACGACCCTCACATGCCTGGCCCTGTCCATTGTGGCAATCGCTTACCGCAAACCCTTGGCGGGACTGGTTGCCGGCCCGGAAGACGGACGCGCGCAATCTGCGGCATGGCGCCGGGTGCTGACCCTCGTGTGGCTGCCCGCAACGGTGCTGTATTTTCTTGGCGCGATGCTGGTGTCCAACCTGCGGGTGCTTCTCGATATGCCGGCGGCGATGGGGCTTGTCGGCGCGCCGATCTTCAGCCTGCTGATCTTCGCCGTTCTCTATTCCTTGATGCTGCTTGTGATCGACAAATGGCTGCTGCCGCGGCTCGACCGGGCGGATTTGCAGGAAAAGATCGTCGGCGATCTGGTGCGGGCGGCGGCGAGCGACGGGGAGAGCGTCGATCCCGATGCCGTTCGCGCGCAGGCGCAGGCCGAAACACTGGAAGCGGAAGCCGCGCGCAGTCCCTATCGCGGGCTCCTCGATCATGGCGCGGCGATTGTCGCTCTCGTTGTCGCCGTCGGGCATTTGATGGCCACCTGGGGCGTGCCGCTAACTGGAGACGCGTCTCCCGTCACGAACCTGTTTGAAATCGGCATCATCCTGTTTCTTGGCCACATGGCCTATCGTGCCGTTGCGCTGGCGATCGACCATCAGATCCGGCAGGAAGGCGGTGCTTCGGGCAAGAATGACGAGGATCACGAGATTGGCGGGCACGGCGAAAGCCGGTTGGCCACCCTGTTGCCGATTTTCCGGAACTTCCTGCTGATCTCGATCGTCGCGACTGTCGGCATGATCGCCCTGTCGCACATGGGTGTGAACATCGCGCCGCTCTTTGCCGGTGCCGGTGTCGTCGGCCTGGCGGTGGGCTTTGGCGCGCAGACCCTGATCCGCGATATCTTCTCGGGCGCCTTCTTCCTCGCCGATGATGCCTTTCGCAAGGGCGAATACATCGACATCGGCAACGTGAAGGGGACTGTGGAGAAGATATCGATCCGCTCCATGCAGCTTCGCCACCACAACGGCCCGCTCAACACCATCCCCTTCGGCGAGATCAAGTTCGTGAAAAACTTCTCGCGCGACTGGGCGGTGATGAAACTCGCCTTCCGGGTGACCTACGACACCGACGTGGAGAAAATGCGCAAGCTGATCAAGAAGTTCGGGCAGCAGCTCCTCGAGCATCCCGACTACGGTCCGAAGTTCCTGCAGCAGGTGAAGTCGCAGGGCGTTACGGCGCTGGAGGATTCGGCGATGATCGTGCGCGTCAAGTTCATGACGCGCCCGGGCGACCAGTTCGAATTGCGCAAGGTGGTCTATGCCGGCATCCGGGACCTGTGCGAACGCGAGGGCATCCACTTCGCGCACCGCCAGGTCACCGTGCGCGTGTCGCAGGATCCTAGCGACCCGCGCGAATTCTCCGAAGCCGAGAAGAAGGCAATTGGCGGTGCGGTTGTGCCAACGCTGGAGGAGGGGCAGGGCCCGCAGGGCAGGAGCGCGCCCAATGACGGGCTCTGA
- a CDS encoding DUF2293 domain-containing protein gives MQRGGGTRRQKDIRKHLGLLAPRIPYADAEPVIEAALAGHLRHLPPSIALWQALASHVRHRHTDYDTLLDEGYDRDAARFFVIDEMNAVLEHWGSARRVTSVDDEV, from the coding sequence ATGCAGCGCGGCGGCGGAACCAGGCGGCAAAAGGACATTCGCAAGCACCTCGGGCTGCTTGCTCCGCGCATTCCGTATGCCGATGCGGAACCGGTGATCGAGGCGGCGCTCGCCGGCCATCTGCGCCATCTGCCGCCGTCGATCGCCCTGTGGCAGGCGCTTGCCTCCCATGTGCGCCATCGGCACACCGACTACGACACCCTGCTCGACGAGGGCTATGACCGCGATGCGGCCCGCTTTTTCGTCATCGACGAGATGAACGCCGTGCTGGAGCACTGGGGATCGGCGCGCCGGGTCACGTCCGTGGACGACGAGGTCTGA
- a CDS encoding helix-turn-helix transcriptional regulator, giving the protein MIAGSDFSDVSGIAVLFRVLDTQARAAFVLDRVARVVVQNEFARHLRQTKNLFTPGERTGDRLEFVNPIAQRGFSGALSALLEPTGSTKQAVDLTMATAARPLLAELHPVALPSAGACGRAPAETGAVLILTHLDLVPAALGARLALVFSLTVRETAVASSLASPMTETEIADTLNISANTLRTHRKMIYAKLGVSSRAEFTALMARLV; this is encoded by the coding sequence ATGATCGCAGGCTCCGACTTTTCCGACGTCAGCGGCATTGCCGTGCTTTTCCGGGTTCTGGACACGCAGGCGCGGGCGGCCTTCGTCCTTGACCGGGTGGCCAGGGTCGTCGTGCAGAACGAATTTGCCCGGCACCTGAGACAGACGAAAAACCTGTTCACACCCGGCGAACGCACCGGCGACCGGCTGGAGTTCGTCAACCCGATCGCCCAGCGCGGGTTTTCCGGCGCCCTCTCCGCATTGCTAGAGCCAACCGGCAGCACCAAACAGGCCGTCGACCTGACGATGGCGACAGCCGCGCGTCCATTGCTTGCCGAACTCCATCCCGTCGCCCTGCCCTCCGCCGGGGCCTGCGGGCGGGCACCGGCTGAAACCGGCGCGGTGTTGATCCTGACCCATCTTGACCTGGTTCCCGCCGCGCTTGGCGCCCGCCTTGCGCTGGTGTTTTCGCTCACGGTGCGCGAGACCGCCGTCGCCTCGTCGCTCGCCTCTCCGATGACGGAAACCGAGATCGCAGACACACTCAACATCAGTGCGAACACGCTGCGCACCCATCGCAAGATGATCTACGCCAAACTGGGGGTTTCAAGCCGCGCGGAATTTACGGCCCTGATGGCGCGGCTGGTCTGA
- a CDS encoding hydrogen peroxide-inducible genes activator, producing the protein MLTLRQLRYFDALAHHLHFGRAADAVAVSQPALSMQIRELEATLGIALVERQPNAIRLTEQGREIARRAARILSETRDLLDYGRHAREVLTGSLRLGIIPSIAPYLLPRVLPVLTQAYPNVDLQMRETLTQGLLSELAQGNLDVILAALPLEGNDIETRALFDDRFLLAVRNHPDLDERTRIAPTSIDGSTLLLLEEGHCLRDQALNYCEGVRPEGRSTFGATSLSTVMQMVAAGYGVTLLPELCASVEVRDDRVSLLRFTDPQPQRSVGLAWRRSSPRRQDFDALGDCILDALERPLAIPRIPDTAEAGILTL; encoded by the coding sequence ATGCTCACGCTCAGACAACTTCGCTATTTCGACGCGCTCGCCCATCACCTGCACTTCGGCCGTGCCGCGGACGCCGTCGCCGTCTCGCAGCCGGCCCTGTCGATGCAGATACGCGAGCTTGAGGCAACGCTTGGCATCGCTCTTGTCGAACGCCAGCCCAATGCGATCCGCCTGACCGAGCAGGGCCGCGAGATCGCCCGGCGAGCGGCTCGGATCCTTTCCGAAACACGCGATCTGCTCGACTACGGTCGCCATGCCCGCGAAGTTCTGACGGGATCGCTGCGCCTCGGCATCATTCCCTCCATCGCCCCCTATCTTCTGCCACGCGTGCTGCCCGTCCTGACGCAGGCCTATCCCAATGTCGACCTGCAGATGCGCGAAACGCTGACGCAGGGTCTGTTGAGCGAACTGGCGCAGGGAAACCTCGACGTGATCCTGGCGGCGCTTCCGCTCGAGGGGAACGACATTGAAACCCGCGCGCTGTTCGACGACCGCTTTTTGCTGGCGGTTCGCAATCACCCCGACCTCGACGAGCGCACACGCATCGCCCCGACGAGCATCGACGGATCGACGCTTCTTCTGCTGGAGGAAGGCCACTGCCTGCGGGACCAGGCCTTGAACTACTGCGAGGGTGTGCGCCCGGAAGGGCGCTCCACATTCGGCGCGACAAGTCTGTCCACTGTCATGCAGATGGTGGCGGCCGGATATGGCGTCACGCTGCTTCCCGAGCTTTGCGCCTCCGTCGAGGTGCGGGACGACCGGGTCAGCCTCTTGCGCTTTACGGATCCGCAGCCGCAACGCAGCGTCGGCCTTGCCTGGCGCCGGTCGTCGCCGCGCAGACAGGACTTCGACGCGCTCGGCGATTGCATCCTCGATGCGCTTGAGCGGCCACTCGCCATTCCCCGCATTCCGGACACCGCCGAAGCTGGCATCTTGACATTATAG
- a CDS encoding metalloregulator ArsR/SmtB family transcription factor, with translation MSDLHHLSLDSLLAGLRNAGEATRLRLLALLADGELTVKDATVILGQSQPRISRHLKLLTEAGLVQRFPEGAWVFYRLGDGAMGDLVRVLLSRLDPADAVLAGDRVRLAATRRAKAEAAAAFFASKAKTWDQERSLHVPEAAVEEAIRAAIGDRPFGSMLDLGTGTGSLLSLLSDQYGQALGIDASHDMLTVARANLARQGVKSAQVRQGDIHALNVPTDSFDLISVHQVLHYLDDPGRAIEEAARALRPGGRLLIVDFAPHHLEFLRDTHAHRRLGFAHDQMNRWLRDAGLDVVLTRDLAPDAGDADRLTVTIWLARDPRIVSDLPELNMTQEVA, from the coding sequence ATGTCCGACTTACACCATCTCAGCCTCGACAGCCTGCTTGCCGGTCTGCGCAATGCCGGGGAGGCAACGCGCCTGCGTCTTCTGGCGTTGCTGGCGGACGGCGAACTGACAGTCAAGGACGCCACTGTCATTCTGGGCCAGAGTCAGCCGCGCATCTCGCGCCATCTCAAGCTTCTGACCGAGGCGGGACTGGTTCAGCGGTTTCCCGAAGGCGCCTGGGTGTTCTACCGGCTGGGCGACGGAGCGATGGGCGATCTGGTGCGCGTGCTGTTGTCGCGGCTCGATCCGGCCGATGCGGTGCTCGCCGGAGACCGCGTGCGGCTTGCCGCGACGCGTCGCGCCAAGGCCGAAGCGGCCGCCGCCTTCTTCGCCTCCAAGGCCAAGACCTGGGACCAGGAGCGCTCGCTGCATGTGCCCGAGGCGGCCGTGGAAGAGGCGATCCGCGCGGCGATCGGCGACAGGCCCTTCGGCTCGATGCTGGATCTCGGCACCGGCACCGGCAGTCTCCTGTCGCTGCTGAGCGATCAATATGGCCAGGCGCTCGGCATCGACGCGAGCCATGACATGCTCACCGTGGCGCGCGCCAACCTTGCCCGACAGGGCGTGAAGAGCGCGCAGGTGCGCCAGGGAGACATCCATGCGTTGAATGTCCCGACCGACAGTTTCGACCTGATCTCGGTTCATCAGGTGCTGCATTATCTCGACGATCCCGGCCGCGCGATCGAGGAGGCGGCGCGCGCGCTGCGCCCCGGCGGGCGGCTTTTGATCGTGGACTTCGCCCCGCATCACCTGGAATTCCTGCGCGACACCCACGCGCACCGGCGTCTGGGGTTCGCGCACGATCAAATGAACCGATGGCTGCGCGACGCCGGCCTCGATGTCGTTCTCACCCGCGATCTGGCGCCCGATGCCGGGGATGCCGATCGCCTCACCGTCACCATCTGGCTGGCCCGTGATCCGCGCATTGTGTCGGATTTGCCGGAGCTCAACATGACCCAGGAGGTCGCCTGA
- a CDS encoding DUF2336 domain-containing protein, producing the protein MANTELVNFEALALDDDMSRRNELARNVATLFSFTSETCSDEQIETYDQVLVRLSDMVEAQAREFIADRLAKLRRAPEKTVLRLAQDEISVARPLLERSTMLRDVDLIEIARDCGDDHRMAIATREILSELVTDVLVEEGGVPVKRAIAENAGASLSSRGVSRLMDAAGIDDDLQLALAERGDLQEHEISRLAELAGERVRIRLFEAANSGDEALPAAAKAAAQRLSNEFWLQRYDFETAMGRVLAVARGPGLDEQTLLRFAEDDRFAEVVAVFAMLGDIGLEEAKHWMVRLDTDPFLIVAKACGLSVSTVDKLLTIGPWRYRLPETERAKVVARYKGIFPQSARTLLDQWQGRLAS; encoded by the coding sequence ATGGCGAATACGGAGCTTGTAAACTTCGAGGCCTTGGCGCTGGACGACGATATGTCCCGGCGCAACGAGCTGGCGCGGAATGTCGCGACGCTGTTTTCGTTCACCTCGGAGACCTGTTCAGACGAACAGATCGAAACCTACGACCAGGTGCTGGTGCGTTTGTCGGACATGGTTGAAGCGCAGGCGCGCGAGTTCATCGCAGACCGCCTTGCGAAACTGCGTCGCGCGCCGGAAAAAACCGTGCTTCGGCTCGCTCAGGATGAAATATCCGTTGCCCGACCGTTGCTGGAACGCTCCACAATGCTTCGCGATGTCGATCTCATCGAGATTGCCCGCGACTGCGGCGACGATCATCGCATGGCGATCGCCACGCGGGAGATCCTCTCCGAACTGGTGACGGATGTTCTTGTCGAGGAAGGCGGTGTGCCGGTGAAACGGGCGATCGCGGAAAACGCCGGAGCAAGCCTGTCGTCTCGCGGCGTGTCGCGTTTGATGGATGCCGCCGGGATTGACGATGATCTGCAACTGGCGCTGGCGGAGCGCGGCGACCTGCAGGAACACGAAATCTCCCGTCTGGCGGAATTGGCGGGCGAACGTGTGCGCATCCGCCTGTTCGAGGCCGCCAATTCCGGCGACGAGGCGCTGCCGGCGGCCGCGAAGGCTGCCGCGCAACGTCTGTCGAATGAGTTCTGGCTGCAACGTTATGACTTCGAAACCGCCATGGGCCGTGTCCTCGCGGTGGCCCGCGGTCCCGGACTCGACGAACAGACCCTTTTGCGATTTGCCGAAGACGACCGGTTCGCCGAAGTCGTGGCGGTGTTCGCGATGCTGGGAGATATCGGGCTGGAAGAGGCCAAGCACTGGATGGTGCGTCTCGACACCGACCCGTTCCTGATCGTCGCAAAGGCCTGCGGGTTGAGCGTGTCGACCGTGGACAAGCTCCTGACGATCGGTCCGTGGCGTTACCGGCTGCCGGAAACGGAACGTGCCAAGGTGGTTGCCCGCTACAAGGGCATCTTCCCGCAATCCGCACGTACGCTGCTCGATCAGTGGCAGGGCCGCCTGGCGAGCTGA
- a CDS encoding MOSC domain-containing protein: MTADLFGREQVDELEIVPARKVAGLVAKAYATPDAEDFQTRWTAALKVGFEGIAGDRHGGFTRKSGGREPWYARGTEMCNERQISLVSTEELAAIAEAMEIARIDAGWIGANVLIEGLPRLTLLPPRTRLVFAGGVVLRVDGDNTPCRIAGGAIAAQYPDREGLDLLFAKLARRQRGLVAYVERPGVIRPGEEVVAHVPEHWLYR; this comes from the coding sequence ATGACGGCGGATCTTTTCGGGCGGGAACAGGTGGACGAACTGGAGATCGTGCCGGCGCGCAAGGTCGCGGGTCTGGTGGCGAAAGCGTACGCCACGCCGGATGCGGAGGACTTCCAGACGCGATGGACGGCCGCCCTCAAGGTCGGGTTCGAGGGGATCGCCGGCGACCGCCATGGCGGCTTCACCCGAAAGTCGGGCGGGCGCGAGCCCTGGTATGCACGCGGCACGGAAATGTGCAACGAGCGCCAGATCTCCCTTGTGTCGACAGAAGAACTCGCCGCCATCGCCGAGGCGATGGAAATCGCGCGCATCGACGCCGGCTGGATCGGGGCCAATGTGCTCATCGAGGGGTTGCCGCGCCTGACGCTGCTTCCGCCGCGCACGCGTCTCGTCTTTGCCGGCGGGGTGGTGTTGCGGGTCGATGGCGACAACACCCCCTGCCGGATCGCCGGCGGTGCGATTGCCGCGCAATACCCGGATCGCGAAGGCCTCGATCTCTTGTTCGCCAAACTGGCCAGGCGCCAGCGCGGTCTTGTCGCCTATGTCGAGCGTCCCGGCGTCATCCGTCCCGGCGAGGAGGTGGTCGCCCACGTTCCGGAGCACTGGCTGTATCGCTGA
- the ettA gene encoding energy-dependent translational throttle protein EttA, protein MARQFIYHMHGLTKTYTGGKKVLDGIHLSFYPDAKIGILGPNGAGKSTLLRIMAGLDKEFTGEAWAADGAKIGYLPQEPQLDESKTVLENVMIGVADKQAILDRYNELMMNYSDETAEEGAKLQDIIDSQDLWDLDSQVEMAMEALRCPPADWPVDNLSGGERRRVALCKLLLDQPDLLLLDEPTNHLDAETVNWLEKHLREYPGSVLIITHDRYFLDNVTGWILELDRGQGIPYEGNYTAYLEKKAKRLEQESREDVARLRALSREREWMGMSPKARQTKSKARIKAYDELLKANDDRLNNPNAQIVIPAGPRLGQNVIDVENISKAYGDKLLIDGLSFQLPPGGIVGVIGPNGAGKSTLFRMLTGQETPDSGDLNIGETVKLGYVDQSRDTLDPDKTVWEEIAGGQEIIYLGKKEINSRAYCSSFNFKGGDQQQKVGSLSGGQRNRVHLAKILKSGANVLLLDEPTNDLDTETLAALEDALEDFAGCAVVISHDRMFMDRLATHMLAFEGNSHVEWFEGNFEDYEKDKIRRLGADAANPKRIKYKPLTR, encoded by the coding sequence ATGGCGCGCCAGTTCATCTATCACATGCACGGTCTCACCAAGACCTACACGGGTGGCAAGAAGGTCCTCGACGGAATCCATCTGTCGTTCTACCCGGACGCGAAAATCGGCATTCTCGGTCCCAACGGCGCCGGCAAGTCGACGCTGCTTCGGATCATGGCCGGTCTCGACAAGGAGTTTACCGGCGAGGCCTGGGCGGCCGATGGCGCCAAGATCGGCTATCTGCCGCAGGAGCCGCAGCTCGACGAGAGCAAGACGGTTCTGGAAAACGTCATGATCGGCGTTGCCGACAAGCAGGCCATTCTCGACCGTTACAACGAACTGATGATGAACTATTCCGACGAGACGGCGGAAGAGGGCGCGAAGCTTCAGGACATCATCGACAGCCAGGACCTTTGGGATCTGGACTCGCAGGTCGAGATGGCGATGGAGGCCCTGCGCTGCCCGCCCGCCGACTGGCCGGTCGACAACCTGTCTGGCGGCGAGCGCCGCCGCGTGGCGCTGTGCAAGCTGCTGCTCGACCAGCCCGACCTGCTGCTCCTCGACGAGCCGACCAACCATCTCGACGCCGAGACGGTGAACTGGCTTGAAAAGCACCTGCGGGAATATCCCGGCTCCGTGCTGATCATCACCCATGATCGCTACTTCCTCGACAATGTCACGGGCTGGATCCTGGAGCTCGACCGCGGCCAGGGCATCCCCTACGAGGGCAATTACACCGCCTATCTGGAAAAGAAGGCGAAGCGCTTGGAGCAGGAATCGCGCGAGGACGTCGCCCGCCTCCGTGCCCTGTCGCGCGAGCGCGAATGGATGGGCATGAGCCCGAAGGCGCGCCAGACCAAGTCGAAGGCCCGTATCAAGGCCTATGACGAGCTGCTCAAGGCCAACGACGACCGGCTCAACAATCCGAACGCGCAGATCGTGATCCCGGCCGGCCCGCGGCTTGGCCAGAATGTCATCGATGTCGAAAACATCTCCAAGGCCTATGGCGACAAGTTGCTGATCGACGGCCTGTCGTTCCAGCTGCCGCCCGGCGGCATCGTCGGCGTGATCGGGCCCAACGGCGCCGGCAAGTCGACGCTGTTTCGGATGCTGACAGGTCAGGAAACGCCGGATTCCGGCGATCTGAACATTGGCGAGACCGTCAAGCTCGGCTATGTCGACCAGTCGCGCGACACGCTCGATCCCGACAAGACGGTGTGGGAGGAAATCGCCGGCGGCCAGGAGATCATCTATCTCGGCAAGAAGGAGATCAACTCGCGCGCCTATTGCTCGTCCTTCAACTTCAAGGGCGGCGATCAGCAGCAAAAGGTCGGATCGCTCTCCGGCGGCCAGCGCAACCGCGTGCATCTGGCCAAGATCCTGAAATCGGGCGCCAACGTCTTGCTGCTCGACGAACCGACCAACGATCTCGACACCGAGACGCTGGCGGCGCTGGAAGACGCGCTTGAGGATTTCGCCGGCTGCGCCGTCGTGATCAGCCATGACCGCATGTTCATGGACCGTCTGGCGACGCACATGCTGGCCTTCGAGGGCAACAGCCACGTGGAGTGGTTCGAGGGCAACTTCGAGGATTACGAGAAGGACAAGATCCGCCGCCTCGGCGCGGATGCAGCCAATCCCAAGCGCATCAAGTACAAGCCGCTGACGCGCTGA